ACATATAACATTATGTGCCCCCTCCGCCAGAGAAGAGTAAGGAAGGGTTCCCCGTCTTCTATGATATGCTGCTTCTTTTCATCTTCGTTCAACCCCGAAAGATCAACGAACAGACCTCCCTCCCTGGCTTGATCCGCAGAGTGTCTGGGTAACCATATACCGAAGGGTAGAAAAAGGTCCCTGAGGAGAGAGGAACAATCTCTCGTTCCATTCTTTCCACCCCATCCGTAGGATCCTCCCAAAAGCGCACTCGCCAACACTGCTACGTTCCACCGATTGAGTGTTAAAGGCATGAGTACACCGTCATTTGTGCTTATCGTTCCACTACGCATGACGGCCATCCCTCTCAACCCTCGTGTCGCCACACCTAATGTAAACGTTTCTCCATCTGACCTTAAAAAGGGAAAAAGTGAACCAATATATCCCTTGAAATAACAGACTCCTCCACTACATACAGGTACTCCATCACGAATGATGGCTACAAATTCACCCCGTGACCATTTTTCTATAAAATTTTTGTCCACCCTGGCTATTTTACTGGCTGGAACCCATCCATACGCAAAATTTGTCTCCACTAGAACCCATTTTCCATCCCGGGACACATGGCTCACAAAGACGGGCGTATTGGGATAAACAGAAGACAC
This window of the Syntrophales bacterium genome carries:
- a CDS encoding SH3 domain-containing protein, coding for MNITYRENVWFLPQDPFVYLSGGPEAFKARLSDSAKERRFAKFQKIYFSPWFQDEPMKDREDVVYAFKYYSDKMVQKFKNNDDKVRLLRGLQRRACLDEYPNAGWHAITVMYADLRGLPVEDKKMRRLKMAHLVDSVQVSSVYPNTPVFVSHVSRDGKWVLVETNFAYGWVPASKIARVDKNFIEKWSRGEFVAIIRDGVPVCSGGVCYFKGYIGSLFPFLRSDGETFTLGVATRGLRGMAVMRSGTISTNDGVLMPLTLNRWNVAVLASALLGGSYGWGGKNGTRDCSSLLRDLFLPFGIWLPRHSADQAREGGLFVDLSGLNEDEKKQHIIEDGEPFLTLLWRRGHIMLYVGSHGGEPVVLHSMGGLLLRDEDGRVKRISGRTAITTLHLGRDLGTFKVNKDVNHLKHIAGMAFIAK